A genomic window from Flavobacterium hankyongi includes:
- a CDS encoding TPR end-of-group domain-containing protein, translating into MKHLYFLLFSVGLLAQSQKEIYQASTKVYSDKDYTTFLKLTKQLDSLRPSHPTYTYNLACAYALNNMIDNSIIQLKKCLLSNSNIPFENESDLSPIRNTKEFEELIGLKKKLNESVANSEKFVELSEKDLHPESLLYLKKSKIWLANSIRNKKVISFDAKSGKCSDWFTNDNLYSVFAMKADKDEKFLWITTSAIPEMKGYVSALEGKSEILKIDIKTKIIVKRFSIQGNHVFGDLIINDKGEVFISDSGETVIYSIKNNELAIWLDLKKEAFNLQGITFGKTQNEIFVADYLKGILKIDIQNTSNRNWLKLPEEFSQKGIDGLLYYKNSLITLQNGIKPHRVAQLFLNESDSIVNFKVIDHNRNEMIEPTNGLVKDHTLYFIGNSPWSFYDKKFNLDANSINAPIIYKYNLHAN; encoded by the coding sequence ATGAAACATTTATATTTTCTACTGTTTTCCGTTGGACTATTAGCACAATCCCAAAAAGAAATTTATCAAGCTAGCACTAAAGTATATTCAGATAAAGATTATACCACTTTTTTAAAACTTACAAAACAATTAGATAGTTTAAGACCGTCACACCCTACTTATACATACAATTTGGCTTGTGCTTACGCTCTGAATAATATGATTGATAATTCAATTATTCAGCTAAAAAAATGTTTGTTATCGAACTCAAACATTCCGTTTGAAAATGAATCAGATTTATCTCCAATTCGAAATACAAAGGAATTTGAAGAGTTAATTGGTCTAAAGAAAAAACTGAATGAGTCTGTAGCCAATTCTGAAAAGTTTGTTGAACTATCCGAAAAAGACTTGCATCCAGAGAGTTTGTTGTATTTAAAAAAATCAAAAATTTGGCTTGCGAATAGTATTAGAAATAAGAAAGTCATTTCGTTTGATGCTAAATCTGGTAAATGTTCCGATTGGTTTACCAATGACAACTTATATTCAGTTTTTGCTATGAAAGCAGATAAAGATGAAAAGTTTTTATGGATAACTACCTCTGCAATTCCTGAAATGAAAGGATATGTTTCTGCTTTAGAAGGAAAATCAGAAATTTTGAAAATTGATATTAAAACCAAAATTATTGTCAAAAGATTTTCGATTCAAGGAAATCATGTCTTTGGTGATTTAATAATAAATGATAAAGGAGAAGTTTTTATCTCAGATAGTGGTGAAACAGTTATCTATTCTATTAAAAATAATGAGCTTGCTATTTGGTTAGATTTAAAGAAAGAAGCTTTTAATCTGCAAGGGATTACTTTTGGTAAAACTCAAAACGAAATATTTGTTGCTGACTATTTAAAAGGAATTTTAAAAATTGATATTCAGAATACTTCTAATAGAAACTGGTTGAAACTGCCTGAAGAATTTTCACAAAAAGGAATCGATGGATTGTTATATTATAAAAACTCATTAATAACATTGCAAAATGGAATAAAACCACACCGTGTTGCTCAATTGTTTTTAAATGAAAGTGATTCAATTGTGAATTTTAAAGTAATTGATCATAATAGAAATGAAATGATTGAACCAACAAATGGTTTAGTAAAAGATCATACATTATACTTCATTGGTAATTCACCCTGGAGTTTTTATGATAAAAAGTTTAATCTTGATGCCAATTCAATCAATGCCCCAATCATTTATAAATACAACTTACATGCAAATTAA
- a CDS encoding Smr/MutS family protein, which produces MFTRGDKVSVLDDNINGVVIKVISNQITIDTDEGFELTFNEKELILIQSSNDLMNNFANTNFSSIKKEKEIPAPRSFVKEKKSKKDEFVLEIDLHIEKLVRNKKGMSNYDILTLQMDTAKRQMEFAMRNRIPKIVFIHGVGEGVLKAELDFMLGRYDNITFQDANYQKYGLGATEVYFIQKKI; this is translated from the coding sequence ATGTTTACAAGAGGAGATAAAGTTTCGGTTTTAGATGATAATATTAATGGAGTTGTAATAAAAGTTATTTCCAATCAAATAACTATTGATACCGATGAAGGTTTTGAATTGACTTTTAATGAAAAAGAATTGATATTGATACAATCTTCTAACGATTTGATGAATAATTTTGCAAACACAAATTTCTCTTCAATAAAAAAAGAAAAGGAAATTCCTGCTCCAAGAAGTTTTGTAAAAGAAAAAAAATCTAAGAAAGATGAGTTTGTACTCGAAATAGATCTCCATATCGAAAAACTAGTTCGAAATAAAAAAGGAATGAGTAACTATGATATTTTAACCCTTCAAATGGACACGGCAAAGAGACAAATGGAATTTGCAATGAGAAACAGAATTCCTAAAATTGTTTTTATTCACGGTGTAGGAGAGGGTGTTCTCAAAGCCGAACTCGATTTTATGTTGGGCAGATATGATAATATAACTTTCCAAGATGCTAATTACCAAAAATATGGTTTAGGGGCAACTGAAGTGTATTTTATTCAAAAGAAAATTTAA
- a CDS encoding MFS transporter: MSLESTKTNYPALYTLVTVFFFWGFIAAGNSIFIPFCKNFFSLDQFQSQLIDFAFYTAYYIGALLLFAMGNSRGKDVVGTWGHKKSIVYGLLFSALGAGAMIIAVEASVYAGMLVGLFIVALGFSLQQTAANPFAFLLGDPKTGTSRVNLGGGINSFGTTIGPIIVALALFGTTASVSDEQIKHLELGKVIFLYVCVGLLFIGSAAMFYFSKKVPSGISDEPMEKANKALTTLVVMTILLAACFTPIFKTYQLDTTAYTPEQLLDLNKYRMNWLFGALVVVVGGILFSYSSAKKKSEGWGAMQYPQLVLGMLAIFVYVGVEVAIGSNLGELLKLPEFGSHQSSDIAPYISMYWGSLMIGRWAGAISVFNLKKSQKNLALVIVPLIAFGVILGVNILSEKDMKPLYYYVVCVLLQVVATFLSKDKPARTLMIFGFFGLSAMLIGLFSTGTVAIYAFLAGGLACSIMWPAIFSLSIIGLGKYTSQGSAFLIMMILGGGIIPPIQGKISDIIGIHQSYIVAVVCFAYLTLFAVLVKGILKKQNIDVDSIEADGAH; the protein is encoded by the coding sequence ATGAGTTTAGAATCAACAAAAACCAATTATCCCGCTCTATATACTCTAGTGACAGTATTTTTTTTCTGGGGTTTTATAGCAGCCGGAAATAGTATTTTTATACCTTTTTGTAAAAACTTTTTTTCATTAGATCAGTTTCAATCTCAGTTAATTGATTTTGCTTTTTATACAGCTTATTATATAGGAGCTCTTTTGCTGTTTGCTATGGGTAATTCAAGAGGGAAAGATGTTGTAGGAACATGGGGACATAAAAAGAGTATTGTTTATGGTTTACTGTTTTCAGCATTAGGAGCTGGAGCTATGATTATAGCGGTAGAAGCCAGTGTTTATGCAGGTATGCTTGTTGGTTTATTTATTGTAGCATTAGGTTTTTCATTACAACAAACTGCGGCGAATCCTTTTGCATTTTTATTAGGGGATCCAAAAACAGGAACAAGCCGTGTAAATCTTGGAGGAGGAATTAATTCTTTTGGAACAACAATTGGACCTATTATAGTGGCTTTGGCTTTATTTGGAACTACAGCTTCAGTATCTGATGAGCAAATTAAGCACTTAGAACTTGGTAAAGTTATATTCTTATATGTTTGTGTAGGTTTGTTATTTATTGGTTCTGCGGCAATGTTTTATTTTTCAAAAAAAGTACCATCTGGTATTTCTGATGAGCCAATGGAGAAAGCGAACAAAGCATTAACAACTTTAGTTGTAATGACAATATTGTTAGCTGCATGTTTTACACCAATTTTTAAAACATATCAATTAGACACAACAGCTTATACTCCTGAACAATTATTAGATTTGAATAAATATAGAATGAATTGGTTATTTGGTGCGTTAGTAGTGGTTGTAGGAGGCATCCTGTTTTCATATTCTTCTGCAAAAAAGAAGTCAGAAGGGTGGGGAGCAATGCAATATCCTCAGTTAGTATTAGGGATGTTGGCTATTTTTGTTTATGTTGGAGTAGAAGTTGCCATAGGAAGTAATTTAGGAGAACTTTTAAAATTACCTGAATTTGGAAGTCATCAATCTTCAGATATTGCACCATATATTTCAATGTATTGGGGAAGTTTAATGATTGGTCGTTGGGCTGGAGCTATAAGTGTTTTCAACTTAAAAAAATCTCAAAAAAACTTAGCATTAGTAATTGTTCCATTGATCGCTTTTGGAGTGATTTTAGGTGTAAATATTTTGTCAGAAAAAGATATGAAACCACTATACTATTATGTAGTTTGTGTATTGTTACAAGTTGTAGCAACTTTCTTATCAAAAGATAAACCAGCACGTACTTTGATGATATTTGGATTCTTTGGATTATCTGCTATGTTGATAGGTTTATTTTCAACTGGAACTGTCGCAATTTATGCTTTCTTAGCAGGAGGTTTGGCATGTAGTATTATGTGGCCTGCTATTTTCAGTTTGTCAATTATTGGATTAGGAAAATATACTTCACAAGGATCTGCATTTTTAATTATGATGATTTTAGGAGGTGGAATTATTCCTCCAATTCAAGGTAAAATCTCAGACATTATAGGAATTCATCAATCTTATATTGTTGCAGTAGTTTGTTTTGCTTATTTGACACTTTTTGCTGTTTTGGTAAAAGGAATTTTGAAAAAACAAAATATTGATGTTGATAGTATTGAAGCGGATGGAGCGCATTAA
- a CDS encoding metalloprotease has translation MKQIKKSAFILSAVALVTIYSCTKDENEVPVENLDAKTIEQPHGLEKECMYVDAYWPSSAVLSTTLSAGAGTSSDVTLMNNQNTAIKTFWRGTSVAAPLFRFVYNGTNWNSTYNAISYSTGRIYYGEGIFRDAKAKDASNLINVMILAHEYGHQLQYAFGLPSVSESTARPNELEADGMAGYYLRRGYGKSTFASIATGYEFAYAIGDYQTTSSGHHGTPPQRRSAVRLGFLLADPANAKLTASQFDYNFFYYYSGVLAGTYRLAKPANISKETHAYIMLHMEELRRIQSGEMSDEEYFNLQ, from the coding sequence ATGAAACAAATTAAAAAAAGTGCATTTATTTTAAGTGCAGTTGCATTAGTAACAATCTATTCGTGTACTAAAGATGAAAACGAAGTTCCTGTTGAGAACTTAGATGCAAAAACAATTGAACAGCCACATGGACTTGAAAAGGAATGTATGTATGTAGATGCATATTGGCCTTCATCTGCTGTTTTATCAACTACGCTATCTGCTGGTGCTGGAACATCTTCAGATGTAACTTTAATGAACAATCAAAATACGGCGATTAAAACATTTTGGAGAGGAACTTCTGTAGCAGCACCTTTGTTTAGATTTGTATACAATGGAACTAATTGGAATTCAACTTATAATGCAATTTCTTACAGCACAGGAAGAATCTATTATGGAGAAGGTATTTTTAGAGATGCAAAAGCTAAAGATGCTTCAAACTTAATAAACGTAATGATTTTAGCTCATGAATACGGACATCAATTACAATATGCTTTTGGACTTCCATCTGTGAGTGAATCAACAGCAAGACCAAATGAGTTAGAAGCAGATGGTATGGCAGGATACTATTTACGTAGAGGATATGGAAAATCAACTTTTGCTTCTATAGCAACTGGTTATGAATTTGCGTATGCAATTGGTGATTATCAAACAACAAGTTCAGGACACCATGGAACGCCTCCACAACGTCGTTCAGCAGTTCGTTTAGGCTTCTTATTGGCAGATCCTGCTAATGCAAAATTAACAGCATCTCAATTTGATTATAATTTCTTCTATTATTATAGTGGTGTTTTAGCTGGAACCTATCGTTTAGCTAAACCTGCTAACATATCTAAAGAAACTCATGCATATATCATGTTACACATGGAAGAGTTAAGAAGAATTCAGTCGGGAGAAATGTCAGATGAAGAATACTTCAACCTACAATAA
- a CDS encoding Rid family detoxifying hydrolase, which translates to MKKIIFTEKAPAPIGPYNQAVLAGDTLYISGQVAFVPGTDNLILDNIEAETDQVMKNLKAILEAADMTFENVVKSTIFIMNMGDFARINSVYGKYFSETTAPARETVQVATLPKNVNIEISMIAVK; encoded by the coding sequence ATGAAAAAAATAATTTTTACCGAAAAGGCACCTGCTCCTATTGGTCCATACAATCAAGCCGTTTTAGCTGGTGATACACTTTATATTTCTGGACAAGTAGCTTTTGTTCCTGGAACTGACAATTTAATTTTAGATAACATTGAAGCAGAAACTGATCAAGTCATGAAAAACTTAAAAGCTATTTTAGAAGCTGCTGACATGACTTTTGAGAATGTTGTTAAATCAACTATATTTATCATGAATATGGGAGATTTTGCTAGAATTAATTCAGTTTATGGTAAATACTTCAGCGAAACGACAGCTCCTGCTCGTGAAACAGTTCAGGTAGCAACATTACCTAAAAATGTTAATATCGAAATTTCTATGATTGCTGTTAAGTAA
- a CDS encoding EamA family transporter: MQINKYFLSAFSAFFIWGFFSLALKPLHDYPSLDILFYRVFYATVLLLVINLFFRKEKIKADLKVYNSFDKKEKTKIISLTVLGGFLLVFNWFLFIYCINHVSVQSASLAYLICPIITTVLAYFILKEQLSKWQWLAVFLFVISCAILSYGHVKDLMYSLVIATTFALYLISQRKNNQFDRFVILTVQLVIASIVLLPFFPSYKGETPEDSLFWVLLTLIVVLFTIIPLFLNLYALKGMDSATVGVLMYTNPLINFFLALFYFKEEINFGQMIAYAIILLAIVVFNEKLILKRN; encoded by the coding sequence ATGCAAATTAACAAATACTTCTTATCTGCTTTTTCAGCCTTCTTCATCTGGGGTTTTTTCAGTTTAGCTTTAAAACCATTACATGATTATCCTTCTTTAGATATTCTTTTCTATAGAGTATTTTATGCTACTGTTTTATTATTGGTAATCAATTTATTTTTTAGAAAAGAAAAAATTAAAGCAGACTTAAAAGTCTATAATTCATTTGATAAAAAGGAAAAAACAAAAATTATCTCTCTTACTGTTTTAGGCGGATTTTTATTAGTATTCAATTGGTTTCTATTTATCTATTGTATTAATCATGTGAGTGTGCAATCAGCATCATTGGCTTATTTAATATGTCCAATTATAACGACTGTTTTAGCATACTTTATTCTTAAAGAGCAATTGAGTAAATGGCAATGGTTAGCAGTATTTTTGTTTGTGATTAGCTGTGCCATCTTGTCTTATGGTCATGTGAAGGATTTGATGTATTCATTAGTAATAGCCACAACATTTGCTTTATATTTGATAAGTCAGCGTAAAAACAATCAGTTTGATAGATTTGTGATATTAACAGTACAATTGGTAATCGCATCGATTGTTTTATTGCCTTTCTTCCCATCTTATAAAGGAGAAACGCCAGAAGATTCTTTATTTTGGGTTTTATTGACATTAATAGTGGTTTTGTTCACCATAATTCCTTTGTTTTTGAACTTATATGCTTTAAAAGGAATGGATTCAGCAACTGTTGGAGTGTTAATGTATACCAATCCATTAATCAATTTTTTCCTTGCTTTATTTTATTTTAAAGAAGAAATTAACTTCGGGCAAATGATTGCTTATGCAATTATTCTGCTTGCGATTGTAGTTTTTAACGAAAAATTAATCTTAAAAAGAAATTAA
- the dnaK gene encoding molecular chaperone DnaK, giving the protein MSKIIGIDLGTTNSCVSVMEGGEPVVIANAEGRRTTPSVIAFVEGGEIKVGDAAKRQAVTNPTKTIASIKRFMGNKYSESAKEASTVAYKVVKGDNDTPRVDIDGRLYTPQELSAMTLQKMKKTAEDYLGHSVSEAVITVPAYFNDAQRQATKEAGEIAGLKVMRIINEPTAAALAYGLDKAAHDKKIAVYDLGGGTFDISILELGDGVFEVLSTNGDTHLGGDDFDQVIIDWLANDFKAAEGVDLRQDPMALQRLKEAAEKAKIELSSSAQTEINLPYVTATASGPKHLVQTLTRAKFEQLADTLVKRSMEPVAKALKDAGLSTSEIDEVILVGGSTRIPVIQEQVEKFFGKKPSKGVNPDEVVAIGAAIQGGVLTGDVKDVLLLDVTPLSLGIETMGSVMTKLIESNTTIPTKKSQVFSTAVDNQPSVEIHVLQGERPMAGDNKTIGRFHLDGIPPAPRGVPQIEVIFDIDANGIIHVTAVDKGTGKSHDIRIEASSGLTPEEIEKMKKEAELNAEADKLAKEKADKLNEADGMIFQTEKQLNEFGDKLSEGNKSTIEAALNELKAAYETKEISAITPALDKINEAWKNASEELYKAQSEGQAQGAQPQADANGDSTQDVEFEEVK; this is encoded by the coding sequence ATGAGTAAGATTATTGGAATCGATTTAGGAACAACCAATTCATGTGTTTCGGTTATGGAAGGTGGAGAGCCTGTAGTAATCGCAAATGCTGAAGGTAGAAGAACTACACCATCTGTAATTGCATTTGTTGAAGGTGGAGAAATTAAAGTAGGAGATGCTGCTAAACGTCAGGCAGTAACTAACCCTACTAAAACTATCGCTTCAATTAAGCGTTTTATGGGGAATAAGTATTCTGAAAGTGCTAAAGAGGCATCAACAGTTGCTTATAAAGTAGTAAAAGGAGACAACGATACGCCACGTGTAGATATCGATGGTCGTTTGTACACTCCACAAGAATTGTCAGCAATGACACTTCAAAAAATGAAAAAAACTGCGGAGGATTATTTAGGACATTCAGTTTCTGAAGCAGTAATTACGGTACCGGCTTATTTTAATGATGCACAACGTCAGGCTACTAAAGAAGCAGGTGAAATCGCTGGTTTAAAAGTTATGCGTATCATTAACGAGCCTACAGCTGCAGCGTTAGCGTACGGTTTAGATAAAGCTGCACATGACAAGAAAATTGCAGTATACGATTTAGGAGGAGGTACTTTTGATATTTCTATCCTTGAATTAGGTGATGGTGTATTTGAAGTATTATCGACTAATGGAGATACTCACTTAGGAGGTGATGATTTTGATCAAGTAATTATTGATTGGTTAGCTAATGACTTTAAAGCTGCTGAAGGTGTTGATTTACGTCAAGATCCAATGGCTTTACAAAGATTAAAAGAAGCTGCAGAGAAGGCAAAAATTGAATTATCATCTTCTGCACAAACAGAAATTAACTTACCTTACGTTACAGCTACGGCTTCAGGACCTAAGCACTTAGTTCAAACGTTAACTCGTGCTAAATTTGAACAATTAGCAGATACTTTAGTAAAACGTTCTATGGAACCAGTTGCTAAAGCGTTGAAAGATGCAGGTTTGTCAACTTCTGAAATTGATGAAGTAATCCTTGTAGGAGGTTCTACACGTATCCCTGTAATTCAGGAGCAAGTGGAGAAATTCTTTGGTAAAAAACCATCAAAAGGAGTTAATCCTGATGAAGTTGTAGCTATCGGTGCTGCTATCCAAGGAGGAGTTTTAACTGGTGATGTAAAAGACGTATTATTATTAGACGTTACACCACTTTCATTAGGTATTGAAACTATGGGAAGTGTAATGACTAAATTAATTGAGTCTAATACAACAATTCCAACAAAAAAATCACAGGTATTCTCAACAGCTGTTGATAATCAACCGTCAGTAGAAATTCACGTATTACAAGGTGAGCGTCCTATGGCTGGTGACAATAAAACAATTGGTCGTTTCCACTTAGATGGTATTCCACCAGCACCAAGAGGAGTTCCTCAAATTGAAGTTATTTTTGATATCGATGCAAATGGTATTATCCATGTGACTGCTGTAGATAAAGGAACTGGAAAATCACATGATATCCGTATCGAAGCCTCTTCAGGATTAACTCCAGAGGAAATCGAAAAAATGAAAAAAGAAGCTGAATTAAATGCAGAAGCAGATAAATTAGCTAAAGAAAAAGCAGATAAATTGAATGAAGCTGATGGTATGATTTTCCAAACAGAAAAACAATTGAATGAGTTTGGTGATAAATTGTCAGAAGGAAATAAATCAACAATTGAAGCAGCTTTAAATGAATTAAAAGCAGCTTACGAAACAAAAGAAATTTCTGCAATTACTCCAGCTTTAGATAAAATCAATGAAGCGTGGAAAAATGCTTCTGAAGAATTATACAAAGCTCAATCTGAAGGACAAGCACAAGGTGCTCAACCGCAGGCTGACGCTAATGGTGATTCAACTCAAGATGTAGAGTTTGAAGAAGTGAAATAA
- a CDS encoding CCC motif membrane protein, with protein sequence MQKQKLPNEKSSMILALTSFIGCCCTSGVLGIILSLIGLRLAKKDEATYAENPENYNLENVKTWKTINTISLVISSLALIYAIYMKVTGKDVEQQEQLMEIIRQYQK encoded by the coding sequence ATGCAAAAACAAAAACTACCAAACGAAAAATCATCAATGATTTTAGCATTAACCTCTTTTATTGGTTGCTGTTGTACAAGTGGAGTACTGGGGATTATTTTATCACTAATTGGTCTACGACTTGCTAAAAAAGATGAAGCTACTTATGCTGAAAATCCTGAAAATTACAATCTTGAAAATGTAAAAACGTGGAAAACAATAAATACTATCAGTCTAGTAATAAGTAGCCTAGCTCTTATTTATGCTATTTATATGAAAGTTACAGGTAAAGATGTTGAGCAACAAGAACAATTAATGGAAATTATAAGACAATATCAGAAATAA
- a CDS encoding DUF2752 domain-containing protein, which translates to MRAEDYMIPCMNKSLFGVECMGCGTQRSLLLLSKGEFIEAFYMFPPIYTTILFFLILGLNFIDKSRNYNKIIVSVAVLNALIMVISYFYKQTNI; encoded by the coding sequence ATGAGAGCTGAAGATTATATGATTCCTTGCATGAACAAATCCTTATTTGGAGTTGAATGTATGGGCTGTGGGACACAAAGATCACTGCTTTTACTTTCTAAAGGAGAATTTATCGAGGCATTTTATATGTTTCCTCCCATTTATACAACAATTTTATTTTTTTTAATTCTAGGTCTAAACTTCATAGACAAATCCAGAAACTACAATAAAATAATCGTTTCAGTTGCAGTATTAAATGCTCTAATTATGGTTATTTCATATTTTTATAAACAAACAAATATTTAA